The Danio aesculapii chromosome 7, fDanAes4.1, whole genome shotgun sequence DNA window TAACTGGAAGATTGATTAGTGCGCTTTAAAAAATGACCAGAACTTCGAAATATATATAAGTGTAGCTCTGTCTGTAGTTTTGACTCTATGCATGACAGATTTTGATAATGGATCATTTTACATGTTTCTTCAGCCCTGAGTTACTATGGGATTTTTAAAACACATCACATTTCCTTTTTTGATCAAAATTCTCATCTGTGTGTGATCTCATTTGAGGATTGACCCACACTTTATATAAACCCCGATAGATGAGTATTAGTTGTATTGCTGCGCCCTCTTGTGGCTGTAAACCGTTTTTACAATTTCCATCCCCAGGAACTACAGAAACTACATTCATTCAATCGTGATAACCTAATATATACTTCTCATTTAACCTTTGATTATTTGGCtgaaaaaacaggaaaattatgaGCAAATAGACTTTATTACATGGATTTAGATATGTTTTCATTTCAgataaaataagtattaaacacccAAACATTGCCAGATTTGCGTTCAGATGATTTGAGGgcgaaaaaacaaaagcaaaatagtGTTATAAAGTTAAAGCAAACCACTTATATAAAACCTACTATACAAGCCTCCCTACTCTTCAAAACAAACTTAAGACTCATACATAGTCaaatctaacaaacaaacaaagtcgataataaatgataaaacccCCACCGAAAGAATGAACTAGTGTACAAGCTGACAGAGGGAGCAGTGGAAGAGCAAGGCCACGGAGGAAGAGACAGAAACTaaggcaaactcagtcctgaaaACACTAGAAACTGGAGACCAAACACTACGCGTTAGAATCAAATGAAGAAGGCTGACGGCTGGAGTTTCTCAAAATGGTCACAAACTTCACCAcattaacagaacaaaaaactaaTTCGAGGACATTCTGTGCTCAGCTCATATCAGAAACAAGCAACCTTTGGTGTTCAGGTGAGAAATGCAGCACTATTCTTCACATTGCCTCAAATGTAACGTCTGAATGGTGTTCGGTCATAGCAGAAGAAAAGCTGAGTCACTCTGAAAAACAACTGCGATCCACGAACACATAATCCATGACATCATACGGTCTTACGCAGGTTTAAGTCATTCAAAAGAGTTCATTACACAACTCTGGGTGTAAATAATGGCCAACAGGTTCTACCTGCTTTGCCTACAGGAGTCAAACAGATTTCTGATTTGCTTGGGGAaatcttttagatttttttcttaaaactggGTAAAGTTAAGAgacatttcataataataatcagtttATATAATGGATATATGCGCAGTCACTATAAATGAACTAGATTTAGCTGTCAGCAAGTCCCTCTATGCAAAGTGCTCACGAATTCAAAAGATTTCTGTCAGTAGTCCTAAAGATCTGAGGTGAGTTTGTAGAAATATCTGATAGTGCCATTCACAAGTGTCTCCATCATTCCTTGTGttaaataactaatattataatacaCCTTCACCTGAAGAGAAGAGCTGTGAAAATGAATTGAACTGTTCGAGCAAGGTGTTCTGACTCGCCGATGTGATCTGGATCTGTTTAAGTCTTCTTCTTGAGCTCCTCAAAGCGTCGCGACAGGTCGTCGAAGTCGATGTCTTCTGAGGTGTTGGCCTTCGCTCCGAAAGAGGATGCCGGGAGTGTGTCTGGAACAGATGGAAGTTCGGGAAGGGTAGAGTTGTCATAGACCTGACCAGATGGAGTTGGACCTGGAGAGAAAAGAGAGGATTGttaaaagaatattatcataacatttcaaataaaaatcctATTAGGACAGAGCACATACCTGGGATGACCTGGGAAGGATCAGAGGGTTTAATACACAAGTCATCGATCTTAAAAACAAGCACATGAAGACATGTTAACAACTACCTATACATTCACAATGCTACCGCTGCAACTATATAGAGATACTGTGAGAAATTGTTCTTGTCAAATCAACATTTGATAAAaggcataaaaataaaactagtCCTAAAATGATCCTGCTGTGAGTGATGGAGCAGTGCATTGTGGGTTAGAACAGACACCCTAGTTAACCCTTCAATGAATAGCATCATTTATAAAAAGGTGCATTGGATGATGCGAaatatgaatgtgtgaatgttgCCCAGATATGATCTATTAAACATTCATGCCCACAAAaaatatttgtgaccctggaccacaaaactgtTGCATGAGTATCTAATGAATATatacctgacaaaattcttgtcatcaatctcagttgtaagagcaacaaataataacttgacttctagttgaccatttggaaaagtggcagaaggtaggtttctctgatgaatcatctttTGAACTACAttccaattatcacaaatacttggaaccagcatggacccaagattctcatagaaatcagtcaagtttggtgaaggaaaaatcatgatttggggttacattcagtatgggggcgtgcgagagatctgcagagtggatggcaacatcaacagccagaggtatcaagacatttgtgctgcccattacattacaaaccacaggagagggcaaattcttcagcaggatagcactcctcatacttcagcctccacatcaaagttattgaaagcaaagaaggtcaaggtgctccaggattggccagctcagtcaccagacatgaacattattgagcatgtctgggataagatggaggcggcattgaagatgaatccacagaattttaatgaactctgggagtcctgcaagaacgctttctttgccattccagatgactttattaataagttatttgagtcattgcagagatgtatggatgcagtcctccaagctcatgagagtcatacacaatattaactctttttcaactgcaccatgactttatattctatactgtacattatttctgttaagtgacaagagcaaagtcagaccttactgtcctaattaaatcattaaaaatcaaggcatgatcttattttattttggtaaaataagcataatctagaggcctttgcctttcatataagccacttctcataccaaatgatcaactagaagtcaagttagtatttgttgttcctaaaacttggataggaaacaagacttttgtcaggtagtgtatatactgaatgggacaaaattatGTTCCTTTTATGCCAAATATCATTAGattattaaataaagcacatattcCATGATGTTGTGTAAAtttcatactgtatatgtatataaaagacTAATGTTTGGATAAGTAAAATGCCTTGTTAATACTGCTTCTCAGCATTTAAACGGCTTTGAATCCTCAGTttccagatttttaaatattgtccTAACAAACCACATATAAATGAAAGACACTTATGACTGATCTTGTGGTCCAAGATGACAATATTacatcattttttatattaagcATATTTTCATGTTAGTTTTTGAAATAATGTTAGTTTTTTCTAAAAATCACCCTTGAGGTGTAGGATGAAATCCTAATGACTTGTACAAACAAATGTAATCACACAAGCACTTTATGAATGAGGAGCCCTGTTGTCAGTATGGTTGCTGTTAGGTTGTCTATAACCATCTTATGCAGGATTTTTAGGGTGAATGCTTCAAAGTGAATGCCAAGAAAAATAGATCAAGACATTTTCATTACATAACATTTGACCCTTTTAGTATTTTTTATGCACATCTGACTTTCTTAAAGAAGTGCTTCAGTTTTTAGAGAACTGTCTGCAGTCATGACATTATTACAAATGGATAACATTTTGGTTAATCTTCAGAAGACAAATGAACATGTTTCTATGAACCAGAAGAGATTCCTGTTCATCCACTCAAAGTCTAGGTTACCAGAACTGAAAGATCCAAAAAGGATCAAAAGTGTTGTAAAGCAAATCCTACTCTATATGAAGAGAGATGGAAGGATAATTTTGTGCAGAGATATAATAACACTGTAAATACAGATTGACACATGTGCATTGGTGctgtttacactagtgcatttctgttttaaaatagtTTCTTAGACTTGTCCagaataatatttatattgtatttcagAAAACTGATCTCCATCCACGCAATACGAGATACCATTTACACTCTGGACTTGGACATATTTTGTCAACATTCAGACTTGCAGTCTATCATATGTGAAACACTTGATAAATCAGGGAGCAACAGTCAagatgaccaatcagagagcGACTGTGGATAGCTAtgcatttgttttcaatagtctgcaTTTCAGTAATGAAGTGTAACATCAACATTTCGCACCTAAAACGGTGTCAAAATGCTCTGTTTTATTGAGTCGAAAATGCTGGCATAGTGTTGACACCAGGTTTAACtctaacaaaacatatgcattttaaaatgaaacttgAGTGTGACAAACATAAGCTTCTGCATTACCTTCTGTGGTGTgcttaatgtaaataaaacactaaatatgTCCACCACATTAAGTTATTTGATAGTCTCTTCACAAGACTTATTATATTGTCTGAATCATGTGCATTCACTTTACTACATCATCATGACTTTTCTGAATCTCTCCTCTTTCTGGATCAAAGTTTTGATGATCTGGACTTCCAGTGGCGGGAAGGACGCCTcttatgtttctttaaaaatatcttcatttgtgttctgaagatgaacaaactTTCTATGGGTTTACACTGTCATGGGTCTGGAGTGAGTATATTAATGCTAGAATTATCAGATTTGGATGAACCATCTAAACACTTAAAAgcattccccccaaaaatgttgtatttttgatGGTCTGTAGCACATGCCGATGGAGGCTCCCTGAACTGGAATAAACTGCTCTTTCCTTGCGTGGTGAACAGGTCGTCTCCATCTGTCTGGAAGGGTGGAGGTGCGGAACACATGCACTTACAGACTCATAGGTTGGCGGGCAGCTGGGCAGCTGAGGAGGCTGCCCTCCTCTCATCGGAGCCTGGAAGTTGCTAAAGCCATCATAGGTGCCAACGGGACCATTAAAGGGCTCCTGAAGAGGAAAGACATTGATTTGAAACTCATTTTGCAGCTAAACAACTCAATGAGCTATATGAACACTGACTTTTACTTTTCAATCAGCCAGCCCAAGCATTTTCGGTGAACTGTTTTTCCATTACAAAAATCACCATGTTTGATCTTCACTGCTGGATAGGTATATGATATAAAGTAGGTCTCAggccagacaagaagcactgcattaaatttcatGTTTCCCCGTCATGTAAGgcaatgtaatgtattttttatttaatgccatgtcagcaacaaaggctattttcatggcaaaaaacatttcaataataaataaacaactaaaaatcaacaaacaaatgaacataaaCTAAATACGATTTTAGcactaataaatgataaaaaattaaaagcttttcttggtgtcactttgctaaaaatggtgacgtggtggcacagtaggtagtgctgttgcctcacagcaagaaggttgctggttcgagcctgtgtgtgaatgagtgtgtatgagtgtgtcccagagatgggttgcagctggaagggcatccgctgcgtaaaacgaatgctggataagttggcggttcattctgctgtggcaactccagattaataaagggactaagctgaaaagaaattaaatgaatgaactttgctaaaaatgttaagagattttcatttcataaaaagtcttctggaatcattaaaagcaggacagccCAGTTAAATGTGCATTACTGCAAGAGGAATTTCCCtgcaatgtctttaaaatatgaacatttattttaccccagtgttttcaatggagtttctgcgctagcctgctgaccCTGCATTTATGCAGTCACGGTCTAATTTtaagcttgaacaactaaatgaatgctcaaTGCTacttaactgattgtattgtaattatattacaacatcgatgctgtaaaatgaatTGAAAGTAGTCACTTTAAGCTTTCACTAGAAGTTCATCATtgtctgaaaaacactagctgtgcttaAAGCCCATTAGAATTAACTAGACGTTTGACTtacagctcctttgggaggtggGTAGTTGAAAGCTGTGGGCATGGGCATTGGCATTGGCATGGGCATAGGCATCCCCATGGCAGGGGCAGTgaagcctcctcctcctccaccacctcCACCAGCTCCAGGCTTCTTGAAGTCGCTGTCCACATCAATCAGATCAGCCTCTTCACCAGGACACACCTCCGGCTGTGAACATGAGGGAAGTTTCAAACCTATGCTGTGCTGGTAGAGACGACAGTGTTACAAAGAAAAAGGAAATGGGTTCTTACCCGAACCATGGCATCTGGTTCATAGGGAACATTGTAGTTTTTGGCGATCTCAATGAGGTAACGTTCCACCAAAATCTTGGGAGGAGCCTCCACGCTCAGCTTGTGCATAAGCTACAGAAACATGAGATTAATGATGTGATATTACTGCAGCGAGCATCTATGATACCATGAATATGGATCGGCTCCTGCATTCATTTTTCCACCAGAAATTATTCAGTGGTGAACTACAGGAGCATGTGCACAGGGGTATAGCATTTCTTCACAAAGAGACATGTAAATCAATAGCCTGTCATGTGTAcagcttttaaagacattttcatGGATCATGTTAATGTAGTTTAAGTCAACAATATTGTTTTCTGTACgcaaaacttttacaaaaacactAAGGTAAACATTAGTTATTGTGCACTGTCATTTAAACTGAACCTTTCACTTACAGCTAGGTCCAAACAGATTCTGCACCCACAGAAAACTGAGCTTTCTGGAGATTTTTGAGCtgatatatttaattcatttatgcaaatgtgtgtaaatatacagttgaagtcagaattattagcccccctttaattttttttttctgttttaaatatttctcaaattatgtttaacagagcaaagaaatttccacagtatgtcagataatattttttcttctggagaaagtcttatagttttatttcatctagaataaaaataattttaactattttaaggtcaaaattattaccccctttaagctatatatatatttttccgatagtctacacaacaaaccattgttatacaataacttgccttagtaccctaacctgcctagttaaccttattaacatggttaagcctttaaatgtcactttaagctgtatagaagtgtcttgaaaaatatctagtcaaatattatttactgtcatcatggcaaagataaacaaatcagttattagaaatgagttattaaaactattatgattagaaatgcgtctaagaaatcttctctcattaaacagaaattgggggaaacaagagggcgaataatttaggggggctaataattctgacttcaactggatatttattcagttttgagtaaaattatttaataatatgcaaatgtttttatGATATTTATGCACAATACAATTTgtcaagtaatattttctatctttttGTGGTcgtattatataataaaaacctATTCCATAACTTTTTTCCACATAATAACAACTGTTTTttcacttttcattcattcattttagttcAGCTTACAGTCATCAGCTTACATTTATCAGGCGTATTTATCTAGcatattttatgcagcgcatgccctttcagccgcaacccagtaccaagaaacactcaaacactctctcattctcacacatatactcatacactaaagccaatttagttcatccaattcacctactgtatagcgcatgtgtttggactgtgaggaaaaccggagcacctggaggaaacccatgcaaacacaggaagaacatgcaaactccacacaaagaAGGCAACTGGCcctgccaggactc harbors:
- the ist1 gene encoding IST1 homolog isoform X2, producing the protein MLGGGFKSERLRVNLRLVINRLKLLEKKKTELAQKARKEIADYLSAGKDERARIRVEHIIREDYLVEAMEILELYCDLLLTRFGLIQSMKELDPGLQEAVSTLIWAAPRLQSEVAELKIVSDQLCAKYSKEYGKLCRTNQIGTVNDRLMHKLSVEAPPKILVERYLIEIAKNYNVPYEPDAMVRPEVCPGEEADLIDVDSDFKKPGAGGGGGGGGGFTAPAMGMPMPMPMPMPMPTAFNYPPPKGAEPFNGPVGTYDGFSNFQAPMRGGQPPQLPSCPPTYESVIPGPTPSGQVYDNSTLPELPSVPDTLPASSFGAKANTSEDIDFDDLSRRFEELKKKT
- the ist1 gene encoding IST1 homolog isoform X1 — protein: MLGGGFKSERLRVNLRLVINRLKLLEKKKTELAQKARKEIADYLSAGKDERARIRVEHIIREDYLVEAMEILELYCDLLLTRFGLIQSMKELDPGLQEAVSTLIWAAPRLQSEVAELKIVSDQLCAKYSKEYGKLCRTNQIGTVNDRLMHKLSVEAPPKILVERYLIEIAKNYNVPYEPDAMVRPEVCPGEEADLIDVDSDFKKPGAGGGGGGGGGFTAPAMGMPMPMPMPMPMPTAFNYPPPKGAEPFNGPVGTYDGFSNFQAPMRGGQPPQLPSCPPTYESIDDLCIKPSDPSQVIPGPTPSGQVYDNSTLPELPSVPDTLPASSFGAKANTSEDIDFDDLSRRFEELKKKT